From the genome of Streptacidiphilus sp. PB12-B1b:
AGCCCACCGCCAGCTCGCTCTTGTTGCCGGGGGCGAGCACCAGGTGGTTCTCCTGGTTGGAGATGGCCATCAGCAGCGTGCCGCGCAGCCGCGACTGGAGGTTCTCCTCGGCCAGCCCGGTCAGCTTCAGCGCGCCCATGTAGGCGTCGAACATGGGCTCGATCGACACGGTCCGGAAGTGCAGCCCGGTGCGCCGGGCCAGCTCGGCCGCGTCGTCCCGGGAGTGCTGCGAGGAGTACGCGCTGGGCATGGAGACGCAGTGCACGTTCTCCGCGCCGATCGCGTCCACCGCCAGCGCCGCCACCAGCGCCGAGTCGATGCCGCCGGACAGGCCGATCAGCACCGAGCGGAAGCCGTTCTTGCGGACGTACGCGCGCAGGCCGGTCACCAGCGCCCCGTAGACCTCCTCCTCCTCGCCCAGCCGCGGAGCCCGGTCGGCCGTCACCGGTTCGGCCGGTTCGGCCGCGGGCTCCTCGGACAGGACGGTGCGCAGGATCTCCAGCCCGTCGGCGACGAAGCGGCTGCTGCCCTCGGCGGCCTCGGCCGGCTCGGCGGCGGCCTGCGGCAGCTCCAGGTCCAGCAGCAGGCAGCCCTCCTCGAACTGCGGCGCCCGGGCCAGCACCTCTCCGCCGGCCGCCACCACCAGCGAGTCCCCGTCGAAGACCAGCTCGTCCTGGCCGCCGACCATGTTCACGTAGGCCAGCGTGCAGTCCGCCTCGGCGGCGCGCCGCCGCACCAGCTCCAGCCGGGCGTCGTCCTTCTCAGCCTCGTACGGCGAGGCGTTCAGCACCAGCAGCAGCCCGGCCCCGGCCTGCCGGGCAGCCTGCACCCGGCCGCCGTCCTGCCAGATGTCCTCGCAGACCGCCAGCGCCACGTCCACACCGTGCAGCCGCACCACCGGCAGCGTGTCGCCGGGCACGAAGTAGCGGAACTCGTCGAACACCCCGTAGTTGGGCAGGTGGTGCTTGGCCAGCCGGGTCACCACCCGGCCGCCGTACAGCACCGCCGCGCAGTTCTGCGGCGAGCCCACCGGCAGCCCCAGCCGGGGCGAGGAGGTGGTCGACCTGCCGAGGTAGCCCACGGCCACGGCCACCGAGCCGAGGCCCTCGGCGTCCAGCCGTTCGGCCAGCGCCACCAGCGCGGCACGCGAGGCGTCCACGAAGGACGGCCGCAGGGCGAGGTCCTCGACCGGGTAGCCGGTGAGCGCCATCTCCGGGAAGGCGACCAGGTGGGCGCCCTGCTCGGCGGCGTGGCGGGTCCACCGCAGCACGAGGTCGCCGTTGCCGGCGATGTCCCCGACGGTGGAGTCGATCTGGTTCAGTGCAAGGCGTAGGGAAGGCACACGCCCACCCTAATCGTCGGAGCGACGCTATGGGTAGCGGGGCCGCCCGCTCCGGCCTGCCGCATCCCGGGCCGGATCTGCGATGATGCGACCAGCGGACAAGTTCGGCGC
Proteins encoded in this window:
- a CDS encoding NAD+ synthase → MPSLRLALNQIDSTVGDIAGNGDLVLRWTRHAAEQGAHLVAFPEMALTGYPVEDLALRPSFVDASRAALVALAERLDAEGLGSVAVAVGYLGRSTTSSPRLGLPVGSPQNCAAVLYGGRVVTRLAKHHLPNYGVFDEFRYFVPGDTLPVVRLHGVDVALAVCEDIWQDGGRVQAARQAGAGLLLVLNASPYEAEKDDARLELVRRRAAEADCTLAYVNMVGGQDELVFDGDSLVVAAGGEVLARAPQFEEGCLLLDLELPQAAAEPAEAAEGSSRFVADGLEILRTVLSEEPAAEPAEPVTADRAPRLGEEEEVYGALVTGLRAYVRKNGFRSVLIGLSGGIDSALVAALAVDAIGAENVHCVSMPSAYSSQHSRDDAAELARRTGLHFRTVSIEPMFDAYMGALKLTGLAEENLQSRLRGTLLMAISNQENHLVLAPGNKSELAVGYSTLYGDSVGAYGPIKDVYKSLIFRLAAWRNRAAAERGETPPIPENTISKPPSAELRPGQVDTDSLPDYDLLDAVLTAYIEQDKGRAEILALGYDPAVVDRVVRLVDTAEYKRRQYPPGTKISSKNFGRDRRQPITNRWRES